The DNA window TAGAATAGGAAAACActtagtaggagtaggagtagggtAGTATAGaaaattctctcttagggttttaaTTAGGGTTTCAATGTAGCATTTTgtacttcaatttttttcttggattttgctaTCTCATTGTAAGAatttctttaattcctcttttattacactacttgttctacactttcttttactttaatttcctTTGTCAACATTTACATTGTCTTGCAATTTTGATTCctagttatttaatttgatgtttgatggcttttatatgtttgttgagttccttttattgattttgagcATTTATGGTTAATAGTTTTCACCAATTTAccaattttgccatgttttatatttatgccatctatgtgtttgatgaaatgccaattttgattatgggtAATTTCCACCCCTTGGCTTGTGAAAAATGAGTTTATTGATtactagagccataatgtccaatatttagtgataattcttggattGTTAGTTGCTATtatttccactaacgctagctttttactaaggtaattagtaagttagctaggatttgtggattaataacaattatgctcagTTGACTTAtccttcgatgttaagggttgacttagtgagattaatccatcacagttatcatagttgtggttatggtaAGGAAGGGATTTCATAACTCATCCTaagtcaaggtttcatttatgttttgaaccacCTTTTTCATCACTTTATAGCTTTACTTGTctatattacatacatagttcttttgttcctttattagtttatcAATTACAGTTTTGTCTTGTCcttaattcctttattttgtttgctTCTTTATTATCGAAAACCCCTTTGGCTCttcacaaccaaaattgtgcACTTGTTGGCATTAGTtccaagggagaacgacccaggagtctaaatactctcggtttataTTTGCTTTGAATTGTGACAATCTCTTGaattataatttgattaatgaTCAATGgttgggtttggactatacttgcaacattgATCCTATTTTAAGTGTGAAAATCCAAACCTATGCCTTTGGTCATTGTCAGCCTCCGTGGTGATATTCCAAGCTCTTTGTGAAGAGTTCGTTGTAATGGGCCAACCTTTAAAGAGGTCAGTCCTCTGTCTTCGTGCAACCCGGACCGTATAGCTCGGTCCAAGTTATGAACAGATAGTTGAGCACATATTCTTgaattcaataccttaatcatatgcattgatttcttGCATATGTATATTATCCAccacatatataaaaagaattaaaaaacaaagaaaaaagaaataaaaaagagaaaaaaagcaataaaaggggacaaaatgccccaaagtatgTGGTGTTGGCAATGCATATGTATTGTACTcaaatttgggatgcatgaatatgtggaaaacatagttaatgggtagttaggtttttcattgtaattacatggattgtcttacgttaggtggaaagtttaggttaatcaaggattcagattttagtccacttaaccaaatgcattcctaccttgaccttaacaccattacaacccttgaaaagacctcttgatatgtgtattcatgcattaaatttttgttgattagtagaagaaaagcaagccttagaaagcaagactagtagagaattgaaagaatcaacccttaaacacttgagcgattagagcggatacacatctggtgagggttcgatgctcaattccttgttccctgttttcacgagctttcttcttacaagtctatttgtacttcattttatgatttgaattagtgcaACTCTTTAATCATCATATTATTTCAGCCCTACATGTTCATAtatgttcttgaaagatttatttacttttaaccaagtaggtagaagcattcagcatgtagttgcattcatatatataggttgcattgcataagtcCTACCTTTTTCCCTTTACTATTttggttcccttgaacttagcatgaggacatgctaatgtttaagtgtggggagattgataaaccactattttatggtatattttggattgaattgagtggattttgtcaatttttattgggtttgcttaagtgacaaacaaattaaacgttgattgaggtttaattgtcggtttagaactatacttgcaatgcgatttttattgagaaattctttaccgatatTTTTTCTCCGTCAAGAAGCAATTTCCAACTGCTAGTTGTGATTGTGCCTTCCTGCCCTTCGTGACGTGCAACATCTGCAAACTCTCGTACGTGATGTGCACGATAGAAGAAATCGGCAAGTACCGTGTACCCTTGAGAACTGCATTGAGACACTCCGACAGATTTGTTGTTATATGACTGAACCAGTGGCCGCAGTCGCAGTGTTGTAGCCATATCTCTTGGTTGAAACAACCAGCCCAGTCTGCCATCTCTCGTGACAAACCTCTCAAGGCATCCATGTACCACTCATACCTAGCCTTGCTTGGACTATAAGGGACATTTATAAGGTATCGCTTGCCCTCGGCCGACTTGAAACGAGACATGAAGTTTGCGGCCATGTGTTTAATACAATAAGCGTGGAACGCCCTAGGAGGTTGCCAACCACTATCATCGGCCCTCAGTGCAGCCTTGATTGCCTGTGGTCTATCAGAGATAATCAACAGGCCTTCCTGTGGGGTGACATGTCATATCAGATTTGTCAAGAAGAACGACCATGACTCTGTACTCTCGGACTCCACAATTGCAAAATGACCATGACTTTGTGTGATAGCTCTACCGGACTGCACCTTGTAGGACAGGGATGCTAACGGATGGGTTGGACTGTATCAACGGCAGAATGACCTTGAGGCTATTGTCCAACTGTCGATGGTCTTGGAACATGGTGGGTGCTAAACAAGTTTGCGCTCCACCAACCTTCCAGATCTCCCTAACGAAATAAAACATTCATGGTTGGAAACTACTCAATATGTTGCAATCATTCATGAGTAAGTACGCCACAATTAAACTTGAAATCACCAGTATCTGAGATTCTGTCGGAGGGCAATATGGAGACTCCAGGGACTTCTATTTACAGCTTGACGACAATGCACATGGTACTTTAATCGGTCCGATTCGACCACCCGGTACTCAGCACTTTTGCAAATACTGTAGTTCTTCACCCCCTGCATTACTGTATCTGTGCATTTGAATCTGCGGTCGACTCAAAACTCTACCCCACCGTCTAGGTTGTAATCCTCTTCCCTGGTGTTGGAAAACAAAGATTTTTCATGCATGACGTCCAGATCCAATGTATGATAGTGACTTGGTACATCCGATAGCGCCAGAATCGGATTAGGGGGGAGGCAAAACATAGTGCACTGCTATCTCGGCTAGCATCTCCGGTACAAACTCCTCCTCATAATCATCTTCAGAGGAATCACTATTATTGCTATCCGCAATGCACTCTTCATCGGAGTCTTCCTCGCCCACCTCCATGTCTTCCACTGGACTGGCAACATGAATCGATGGTGATGCGAGAGGTGGGTCATCCTGCACAAAGGTCAAGTGTACAGAACCACCATCACCAACATCACCAACTTCAGCGGAAAGCTCCATCACTTGTTCTGCCATGATTCTCCCGTGGATGTCAAACATGAGTCGCACATGCTCGTCGTCCTGGAGCCAAAATAGTCGAAACCGGAAAACTCCATTACCCAACGGTGCTAGCAACCTATACCCGATCCTTCCGATCTCTCTTCTCCCTATGCTACCAAGGttgctcaatatcaaactcttcaaCTCGGACAACGAACTTTTGCGCCGAGTACGCCATAGTAACGGATTCTCACACTCAGATATCACCCCATTGTCGCTGTTTCTCATACGACAATTGGGATACACACAGACAACCACATATCCACTACTATTGgatatttttgcttattttttggaagaaaaatggaggagaagaagatatgAAATGTATGTGGAGAATGCCAAGGATTGCATATTCTTTTATAGCAATTGAAAATTTATCTTaacgtatctcgtttacactataaatgtAATAATTTAACACGTATCTCATTGACACTTTAAATGAGACATATACGTGTCATGTACTCTAGTTTTATCTCGTCTACACAGTAAATGAGATAAAATTGGAGGAGgtattttcataataatttttataagttatttcagtaaataaaatatttatttaaataaaaaatctttttattttagtagtttgattttgatattttaggcCCCTCCAAAAATACGAAGTTTGGGAGAAATTCCCTCCAAAGATTGAGAGAGAAACTTCGTGACTCTTCCGGTCTCCCCTAACCCTTACGGTTTGCCACAAGCCCTCACCCCTCACCCCTCACCCCTCAAGCCTCGGCGCCGCACACACTCTCACGGCTGCACACCACCACTCACAAACCCTAAATCACTTTCCTTGAATTCAACATTCACCATCAGATATTCAGATTTTCCATTCTCCATTCTCATCACTCATCACTCATCACTTTTCTCTTCTCCCACAACTCAACAAGACAACAACCCACATAGCCACACACTTACAGTCTCACACAGCCGTCCGTGATTCATCACTCCTGGAGCTCCGTCATCCGCGATTCACCGCGGCTCGATCTTTGCCGTCTGCAATTCACCGCGCCTGGAGCTCCACGTCATTCGCCGGTCTTCTCCTAGGTTTTCTCCTCGCGATTAGTCTCCTCGATCTGCCTTCTCCAGTTCTCGTCGATCATCGCTGCCGTCGTTTTCTTCTCCGGGCTCTGCGGTGTTGCCGACTTGCCATCCACTTCTCCAGTTTGTGGTACTAATTTATGCTTCTGTATTctctgttaatttttttttttcagtgtcTTTAGAAGTTAAAAGTAGAAGTTTTCGTTCCAATTCGAAGGTTCTGTATTGAGACTTATGTTATTGTTGATGGGATTGTTATGTATGCTGGATTATTGATGGACTGTTGTACATTTATGTTTTTCTTCTTGAGGTGCGGTATTGGAAGATTGAAAGACATTGTTGCATGTGCTTATTGTTCATTTTACTTTCTAGTCTTTCGCTGTATATGCAGATTCAGTATTATATATCACATATTCACATTGTTTTAGTTTCAAAaatgtaattattattttgcaTGATAAGTTAGTCTTCAACTCTGGATTCTCTATCCTTGGACTATGTGATGAAAGAAGTCTTGAAGATTATGTTAATGATTGAGGattcttttttctgttttttcatttttattttcctgattttttaaaaatttttgtatgaaaacggGGGATTTCTGGCGGATAACGGGTAACCCCGCCTCCATTGGGAACCCTTTCCATCCCTAGTTGGGGGCACATAGGGTTTTTTAGACTTCATACTCTCACTCTCTTCGTTTTCCTCAGTgaagcaaagaagaagaagaatggcaTCGTCATCATCAAACAACAGCGGCTACGATGTTCCCTGGGTTGAGAAGTACCGACCCTCTAAGGTCTCCGACGTCGTTGGCAACCAAGATGCCGTCTCCCGCCTTCAAGTCATCGCCCGAGACGGCAACATGCCCAATCTCATCCTCTCTGTATGTATCCATCgaacctctctctcttttccatTCCATTCTTTTTATTAGGTTAATAATTGTGAAATGTGAATTCCttatttattattgaaattGTTTCTCTTTGTTTCTTTATTAGGGTCCTCCTGGAACTGGTAAAACCACAAGCATACTAGCACTAGCTCATGAGCTTCTCGGTTCCAATTCCAAGGAAGCCGTTCTTGAGCTCAATGCTTCCGATGACCGTGGAATTGATGTCGTCCGGAACAAGATCAAGATGTTTGCTCAGAAGAAAGTTACTCTCCCTCCTGGCCGCCACAAGATTGTTATTCTCGATGAAGCTGATAGGTATCTAATTTTGCTTTGATGCTTGTGATTAGgatgaaaaacaagaagaaattataattgttattacttattattgATTCttaattgtttgatttttaatgCAGTATGACTTCGGGGGCTCAGCAAGCTTTGAGGAGGACAATGGAGATATACTCGAATACTACTCGGTTTGCCCTTGCTTGCAACACTTCCTCTAAGGTTATTGAGCCCATTCAGAGTAGATGTGCCATTGTGCGATTTTCGCGCTTGTCTGATGAGGAGATACTCAGTCGCCTCATGGTTGTGGTTCAAGCTGAGAAGGTAAGCCTTAAAAGCTCTATGAATTTGTTTTTCCATCTGAAGTTTAAGTTTGTGTAGAATTTTGGTGCTTTCATGGCTCATATTAGTAAATCATAGATATGGAATTGACATCTTCATTGTTTTGCTTatctgtttttgcttttgtaGTTGCATGCCTTATTTATCACTGtactcttgttcttttctcttCCTCCTTTATAATTGATTCTTTGATAACTACAGGGAGTGCTCTTAATTTGAAAAATTCTCTATTATTTGCTGTTTATGCAAATCTTAAAATACAGCTTAACGGCCGCCATATTAGTTCTCGTGCAAATTTCTTATCTAATGCCACGCCACCTTCTGGTGGTTTGCATTTATGTccttttttactttcttttttcaaatattacaATGCAGGGCATTAGAAATGCCTTTTATTGGAGTTTGATTTATTCCATGTTTAATACCATTTTGTATAAAAATGCACAACCTCCAGATGTTATATAGCATTTTATCTGTGCCATTTGTActcttcaaaaattcaaactaTTGTCTTCTAAAACACGTGAAATTGTGAATTAAGGGCTTTGCTTGATTATGTTGCTGCCATTTCATCATGTTGGGAGGTTACTAAGTTGTTTATCTAGGTTCTGCGGGCAATTTATGGAATTATGTCAAGTTGTCTATGCATTCCTTGATTTCTCATTATAGTGTTAAAAAGGGTGGCACAAGGTACAACACTAGCATCATCGTAGCCTGAGGATACTTCTGTTGCAGTTCTTTTTGAAATTTCTTGTAAAGGTTATTGTCATTGGAAATGTGAATTTGTTAGGAAAAGCACcctatttaaaactttttcttgGTTGCCATCTATttatcttcagttcttcaatcTTCATTACTGTTGAGGAAATGCATGATAAAATGAACTGTGTTATTGGTCAAGGTTCCCTATGTTCCTGAAGGCCTTGAAGCCATCATTTTCACTGCTGATGGTGATATGAGGCAGGCGTTGAATAACTTACAAGCAACATACAGTGGATTCCAGTTTGTTAACCAACAAAATGTTTTCAAGGTTAGAATTGACTACGATTTTTAATCTATAATCGTTAAATTCACCATGATTTCATTAAAAGATTGTGATTATTTTCAGGTTTGTGACCAGCCGCATCCATTGCATGTGAAGAATATGGTGCGTAATGTTCTCGAAGGGAATTTCGATGAGGCTTGTTTGGGCCTCAAACAACTATATGACTTAGGATACTCCCCCACAGATATCATCACAACAATTTTCcgtattataaaaaattatgatatgGCTGAGTATCTGAAATTGGAATTCATGAAGGTACATGCTTATCTGTTTGCTGTGTTTGTAATCTTTGTTTTACTTAGTAGTAAGTGACTGAGAATTTGTCATGGTTTCCTTCAATTGCAGGAAACTGGATTTGCTCATATGAGAATTTGTGATGGGGTTGGTTCCTATCTTCAAATGTGTGGTCTATTGGCTAAGCTTTCTCTAGTCCGTGAAACAGCTAAAGCTGCATGAGTAGGTTCCAAGTACAGCTTTTATGTTAGCTTCCGTTTTGTTTTTTCCTGGTAGAAAGGATATTCTGAGTTATTATATTTTCAATGATGTTCAAATGCTTAACTGAGTTTTTTGGCttctataaatatatttggCTTGGATGAATGCCACTTTTCCAAGTGTCTTGTCTGAACTGAAATAATTGGTTCTTGTTTTGCGGAGGTTGTGATTTGCTTCTAATCAAGCTTCACTTCTCATAGAGGgagcttttagtatgtttgtgAGCAACGGAATGTATAGTGTTGCAAATTTTAACTTTGGGGTTATTTAGGAAACTACTACTACTAAAGTCTAAAATGAAGACTTAGAAAGTAAAATGGACTAGAAAACCTAAATAAGTAAAATGTAAAGGGGGTAACCTCATGGAAAAGTATCATATTAATGATGAAAATCCATGCATGACAAGATGTGAGGTTTTTACATGGTAGACTCTTAAAATATTCTgattgtaaaatttaaaaatatgcatAACTAGTTTAAAAGGAGTTTTAGTGGAGTTAGCAGTAGGATCCGGGGAAAATAGATGAATGCGTTAAGGATGATCGTATTCTTGAAGCATGATTGATGTAACATTTCGCCGATTGCTATGCATCGAGACTCTATCAATGGTGGTTGAGTAAAATTT is part of the Arachis duranensis cultivar V14167 chromosome 1, aradu.V14167.gnm2.J7QH, whole genome shotgun sequence genome and encodes:
- the LOC107489924 gene encoding replication factor C subunit 2 is translated as MASSSSNNSGYDVPWVEKYRPSKVSDVVGNQDAVSRLQVIARDGNMPNLILSGPPGTGKTTSILALAHELLGSNSKEAVLELNASDDRGIDVVRNKIKMFAQKKVTLPPGRHKIVILDEADSMTSGAQQALRRTMEIYSNTTRFALACNTSSKVIEPIQSRCAIVRFSRLSDEEILSRLMVVVQAEKVPYVPEGLEAIIFTADGDMRQALNNLQATYSGFQFVNQQNVFKVCDQPHPLHVKNMVRNVLEGNFDEACLGLKQLYDLGYSPTDIITTIFRIIKNYDMAEYLKLEFMKETGFAHMRICDGVGSYLQMCGLLAKLSLVRETAKAA